TGTATTGTACGGTGGAGGCTGACAGACTCCACTCCACTCGCGAGAGTTCTGTGAGCGAGATATCGTAGTTAGGTTTTTTTGACTCTTTTCGTAGAGTAGCGTTAACTCAAGGTGGTGACAGCCCGTGCTCGGCTTTGCTTCTACGGTTATTTCTCCTTGTACTTTTCTTTTGCACTTGTAATAAACTTTGATTTGTTGGAGTTGTTCTATTCCGATTACGATTCTGGTTTGATTTCAATATTTGATGTGATTTCAGTATGTTTCTTTATTCAATTGTGATGTTAATTCGTTTAATTGCATTTGTTAGCAGTAAAGAGTTCCACTTTTATATTGATGCTTTGAGATTTAGTTTACAGTTGTATTTGATGCTTTTGGTTGAAGTAGTTAGGTTATGATGATTGATTCTACTTTTAATGCGATTTGTAAAGATTAGGTTTTAGTTTCCTGAGTTTAGAGTATACTAGTTCTGTTTAGATAGTTTCTGATAATTCCTATTGATCTAGTATTTTCGTTTTGATTGAAATGTGTAGGAGTTAGATGTTGTTGGGTTTATATTGGTTGCATTTCTGAGTTCTTAAATGTATAGTAGATTAGAATTGAATTGTTAGGTTTCATCCCTGCtgctttttgatttttcatgttAATAAAAGTGAGAATATTAAAAGTAGATGTTTCATTTGTCTTAGAATAGGCTCTGATGTTTGTTGAGGGCGAAATTCTGAGTTAGGTTTACATTGGATTGGGGAATTGAGTGAGATTACCACATTCAAGTTCTGAAACATGAACTTAAAGACCCCAAAGTGGGCTTATTTTCACATAATTTCCTTCTGAAGAGTAATCAAAACTCTTAGCTCAAATCCTTTGTGAAACTgattttgagttttgtttttgaCCAATGTTCATTCATTTCTTCTCCTTTAATTCTGCTTTTTCTGCTGTAATAAATGTAGGACAGTTTTGTGTCAAGTTCATTTTATTCATTCTTTGctttattccttcatttttgaTTGGTTTTCTACTGAGTTGATCTTGAATTTAGATTATGATTCTTCTATTGTCTCTTAAGTTTTTAGGTTCTGATTATGTGATATGACAGTCCTTGCCTTCACCTCTAAATTTCCATAACACGTATAggaatatgatttttcttttattcatcattgttttctttgcatattcagGTTCATATCCAGGTTCGTTTAGTCACAACATTAATAGGTTATAATATAGGTTCAGATTCTGTTATTAGCTTGCATGAGTAGATTTACATTAGTTTAGGTCCTTTCTTTTAGCATTAATTCCTTAATCTAGTTTGGgattcatattaaaatttcattttctttattttaatacagattctttaattattttctctcATTTCCCATGCATCATATAGGATTAGTTTAAATACAGTTTTACATTTGAATCAGCATTTAATAGTTCAATCCTTTTTAGTTCCATTCATTTTAATTGTCCCCACCTAGTTTAATAGTAATAGTTAGTAAATAAAAAGACCTTAACTCTACACTTTAAAACTTGATTTTAGCTGAGTCCTAGGATTGATATCTTGGTTGCCCTatgctacattagtggggaccaAGTTTTGTTGGCTTTTTGTGCGACCAAACAGAGTTTCAACAATGGTGCCTAAAAAAGCCTGGTGCATCCTCAATTCTCTGCAAGCCTgtgattttattgttattttatattttatttttgcctTTATAATTATTCGTATGATCTACTATACTAAACACTGATACTTGTTTACAAGATCCTGGTAGAGgatttaatcaataatcaatgGCATTGTGGAATCACTTACTGATTGGACAATGAAGTATTAGGACTAAAATGTgtaaagtttttgttttctttgaatcCTTGATTACAATATGGACGTTCTGGTTCATGTTCTTCTCCCTAGCCCCCATGTTATATGCTAAAACCACATATAAGCTTGCTTACATTACTACAGAATCAGAATAAGAAGAACTTCGATCTTCTATAAGCTTAGATCTTTTGGTTAACACAATGTACACTTTCGTTCTTTTTTGGTTGTATCTACTCTGGACCTTAATATTCTGTAATTTGGTTCAGGCTCAATGTTCTATCTCAGtaaaattgaacacaaattgcCCCTGCCTCCTCCTCGTCTTGTTCGTCCCATTCGAGAAGCCATTCACATGGAGCTTGAAAAACTTTTCTTAGATAAGGTTTTTTGTTGCTACTGTTTTCAGTTTCCGTATTGAACCATTATTGTGTAATTGACTTAATTTCCTTGGCTTCATTTTTGGTTTCTATAATCATGTCAGGTTATAGCAAACTTGGGCCTTTGCATTTCTGTATATGATATCATATCCATTGACGGTGGATTTATCTTTCCAGGTGATGGGGCTCCGACCTATACGGTATGAATTCATGGGTTTGTTTTGAACTTGTTATCCTGCATGTGATGAGAGTTCAAAGTTGAACCaaacttttatgtttaaaagtCATGTTTGCTTCTCATAACAAAGTAGTTTGACTTTATTAGGAAAGAATTGTTGGCTGACCTAGAGTTTAATccttaaattttgattaatgGCCACAAAATTGTTGATATTCTATTGAGTTGTAATGAGTCTTTTTCAGCATACTGGAACCTGCAAAACGGTTGTACTTTATTAGCATCCCTTATTTACAATTTATGACGTATTGTAAGGTCATACTTAGATAAAATTTTCTGTAAGTATTTATAAAGGAAAATGagttaaaatgaatttaacttCAGGaagttaaaatcaacttatgcACTTTGACTTATAAAGAAGTTCTCATCTAATTCTCCAAAATTAATGTgcataaattgattttgaattgtGGAAGAAGTTTGTTTGATTCatcatactttttatttttttttccttttattgtaAAGTTTATCCAAGTTGTGCTTAACTCACTACTTTCGGTATGATGGCAgaaatgattatatatttaattgtgtCTATGCAATAACTAAGTTCCAATATTTCTGGCAGGTCGTATTCAATATAATTATGTTTCGTCCATTTGTGGGGGAAATTATCACTGCAAGGCTTATTTCATCTGATTCTAATGGCTTACAATGTATGTCTCTGTTTTAGCTAGTTGATTTTGTTTCTGTTGACATGCATGATTTAGTTCCTCAATACTGTTCTATGATGCATATTGCTGGAGAAGAATCACTTTTATGTCTTACTTTTGTTTCATTTCTCTGTTACATTTTACTCGTAGCACAATACTTTCAGAACCGATTAGAGAAGCGAATTGTTTATAGTCAATATTGCCTTAAagcttttatattttcttccttttatgtTTTGGTTTGTTGGGTTGGGCTTTAATTTGTGTTCAACTTAGTTTgtctttctcttttaatttaaagcatgatattataataacaagataaatgaaaaacaaatattataaactatttaaagcGTAACATATAACATATAATCTAAATAATTATTAGTAACAAGGCTAAATAAatgataacaaataatataataaattaattaatattaataataaaataatttcagaatGTCAGTGATAGGATATGTAATTTGTATGTtaggagagaaaaatatatagaagTAATTGTTAGTTGGGTTGTTAGGGGATTGTTAGGTGGAGTGAGGCTTTCTATATATAGTGGGGGGTCTTTGTATGCAGGGGGCGTTTTTGAAAGTTTGGAGAAGTGTTGGCAGGATCATTGGCATCTTGTGAAGGGAACATTGTCCCTTGGCTGCATTCATGCTGTATTTGTTGCCTAGAATCAATAATACAAGATCTATTCAGTGATTATAGGTGGTTGCCGTGGGTTTTTCCTGGTTTCCTCTATCTAGGAACCTGACAATCAGTCATCATGCTATTCTATTAGGATCGATAACTATGAATTTAATTGACGCTAAAAGTGTGTTCTAAAAGAATAATGTGACTTTTCTATGATGGAGTTGTTACCAGAGCTAGTTTTTGTATTTCTGTATCTGTAATGTGACAATGAAAacaacctattttttttatcatgaaaCAACACCATCCAATATCTGCTTTATCTGAAATGTTAattgattgtcaaatattgatTTATTCAAGATAGTCCTGCTTAATAATTCTGAATCTGTGGCTGGCAGTAAGTCTTGGAttctttgatgatatttttgtcCCTGCACATCATATGCCCTACCCAAACCACTTTGTTGAGGATGAACAAGGAAAAAGGTGATGTTTCCACTATCTAGTTTGACTTTTTGGATTATCTGTGAACCGGATGCAAACAatcttttattgttattattgctgttttgttattattattattattttttgttgaatgtAGGGTATCCTTTAGCGAAGAGTCAACAACTAATTCTTTGAGGTACTGAGATTTTTCTAACAGCCGACATCTCCCATTAGTAGTATTCCTTActaccatttattatttttatgtaatgcATACCCTGCTATTTATGATAAACATTATGCTTATTTGTTCTTATTCAAATTACATCAGGAAAGGCGTATGGTTTTGGGATTTTAACGAACAAGAATATCCTATTCAAGAAACTGACGTGGTTAGCAATTCTTTGCCCTTTTTATTAAACTATATGATTGGAAATGTAAAAGTAGATGGTCTGTATAAGGCCTTAAATAATTGAGGTTTCTAGATTTTAAAAGTCCTCAAATTTGTACCAGCCTTCTATTAAAATTGtatctttacttttaaatattaggGGCAGAGAGGCTGAATTTTCATGATTAGAATAGGGCTCCAAATTTTTAAGACAGATCtgattggaaaaaaaataagcTAAATTTTTTATACCAATATGGCAGATCAAATTTCGTGTTCAAAATGTTAGTTATCCACAAATTCCGATCGAGCAACCAAAAGAATCAAAGCCATTTGCACCTATGTTGGTTACTGTAAGTATTTTGTTGATCATCAAACCATTGTTTGCCTTTACTTTATTCAT
This Vigna angularis cultivar LongXiaoDou No.4 chromosome 4, ASM1680809v1, whole genome shotgun sequence DNA region includes the following protein-coding sequences:
- the LOC108332108 gene encoding DNA-directed RNA polymerase III subunit RPC8-like isoform X2 — protein: MTVFWLLFPWEFCTETSFWQRALELGFCKRENERERKRKWSSRAQGPLTQRKTGGTCGVRTGEVKEVDRRAEDQEGGRSVRLKKSAKRRRGSMFYLSKIEHKLPLPPPRLVRPIREAIHMELEKLFLDKVIANLGLCISVYDIISIDGGFIFPGDGAPTYTVVFNIIMFRPFVGEIITARLISSDSNGLQLSLGFFDDIFVPAHHMPYPNHFVEDEQGKRVSFSEESTTNSLRKGVWFWDFNEQEYPIQETDVIKFRVQNVSYPQIPIEQPKESKPFAPMLVTDILWRKNEIGHSISGDRRPLWTLKP
- the LOC108332108 gene encoding uncharacterized protein LOC108332108 isoform X3, with amino-acid sequence MTVFWLLFPWEFCTETSFWQRALELGFCKRENERERKRKWSSRAQGPLTQRKTGGTCGVRTGEVKEVDRRAEDQEGGRSVRLKKSAKRRRGSMFYLSKIEHKLPLPPPRLVRPIREAIHMELEKLFLDKVIANLGLCISVYDIISIDGGFIFPGDGAPTYTVVFNIIMFRPFVGEIITARLISSDSNGLQLSLGFFDDIFVPAHHMPYPNHFVEDEQGKRVSFSEESTTNSLRKGVWFWDFNEQEYPIQETDVIKFRVQNVSYPQIPIEQPKESKPFAPMLVTGSLDHDGLGPVSWWCAEEIEVDDE
- the LOC108332108 gene encoding uncharacterized protein LOC108332108 isoform X4 — its product is MTVFWLLFPWEFCTETSFWQRALELGFCKRENERERKRKWSSRAQGPLTQRKTGGTCGVRTGEVKEVDRRAEDQEGGRSVRLKKSAKRRRGSMFYLSKIEHKLPLPPPRLVRPIREAIHMELEKLFLDKVIANLGLCISVYDIISIDGGFIFPGDGAPTYTVVFNIIMFRPFVGEIITARLISSDSNGLQLSLGFFDDIFVPAHHMPYPNHFVEDEQGKRVSFSEESTTNSLRKGVWFWDFNEQEYPIQETDVIKFRVQNVSYPQIPIEQPKESKPFAPMLVTEIWSKMKMKSLKI